The sequence CAGTACTTAAAATTGTAAAACACTAAAAACATGACATTCCTAATTGAAGATATGAACATAACCCGATCATTTGAACGATATGATAGACAGTTTTCTATTCTTATCTCATCATCTTAACAATATAACTAATTTACTACAATTTTAtctattctttttaaaataaataaaatatatgagaTATTATGGAGATTCTGCAGGtttccaaatttcttttttgaaatacatTTCTTTGTAATATTTTAGCTATTTGTATATAATACAATTTTCaataatagagagaaaaaagttgttagaataatattatattcacACTAGCCTCATTGTATTTATCAATTTGTGAGCTGCTCATGagaaataacataatttttaaaataaataatctaataaaCCGATAATTCATTGTTGTCTAGCGGTTAGGATATTTGGCATTCACCCAGACGACCCGAGTTCAATTCTTGGCCAtggtactttttattttttcaaaaactcttTTTGTTCAAAGAGTATTTTAATTTCCTCCAATATTTCACATAAAAGTTTATGTAGATAattgattaatgtttttatttttgataattcaatagttgaggGTGCAAAGACTTGAACCCTTGAAGGTATCCATTTAGCTACAATGGAGTTATTTTATGTCTTAATCACATGAAAGGGTACCCAAAGTATGTTGGTTTTTTATGAGCgatgaaattcataataaatgaatgtgtGCATGTAATATGCAACTGTACTTTTgtgagttattaaaaaaaactatgacaCTAACTCAAAAAAATAGCTGAGGAGATGAggctagttatatatatatatattaaagacaTAAAGACATTTTGACAAGGAGAGATCAATTTTTGTTTCAACTTGGaattaactcaattttttttgataagatggAACTGACTAAATTGAGGGATTGTCTTTGGTGGTGGTgccttaattttttcaattgaatGTGAGCCATTAGTTTACTTGTTTGTCctctttattttatgtttttaaaacttgTGTAACTATCTAGCAAGGACAAATTTGGCAACACATTATATTGGACAGCAAATCCTCCCcactccttttttctttttttttttaagattctttACTCTCTATATCTTGTATAGCTAAATGATAGGTttgattcatttaaaattttgtagttagaacatcaaacaaaaaatttcgtAGTTAGATGTGTCCTAAGAActtggatttattttattttataattggaCATAGTTTTTAAAGGTAGAGAGATAATTCCGactaaattttagtttagtgATAAAATCACTTTTTAATTCTCTGTTTGTCTTTTTCAGAAAAGCCAATTTAACTAAAGGATAAGGCTATTTTAAAACTTCCTAATTTAGTTGAATTTTTACTaactttgttatatttattGTGAAATAAAAGTAATCCAATTATGAAAATCTAATACTCATGTATATACATTTTAAACATTCtaacattttctttaaattttattctttaatggacttaaactatttttaatgaattttaaaatcgttttttttttttagatgatacttgaaacaaaatctaaaattgaCTTGAAGTCTCTTAAAAatttttgatacaaaaattgaaatatgtTGTTGTAAGTGCCACAGATGAGTTGAcgtaatacaatgaatttgtaaaggtGGGAACTTGAATCAAATAACCTAGCatagttgaagaagaagaaaaagacaaggAACAATGAAGAATACTTGTCCTCGGACCTTATGAAGAATACTTGTCCTCGGCCAAGGTCCAAGGACAAATACTTATATTAGATTGATCTCAATGAagatttgctacagtatttcTCTCTCTGGGATTCTCCATGACCCCCATTTCAGGAGGATCTTTTACATTATATAGCCTCCTTCAACTGATCTTGGCCTTCCATTTATTGATCATGTAGGCCACTACTTGAGTGATTGTCCCATCAGAAACCTTCCCAAATCATCTATGAGTTGCGGCAGCCAAGACAACACTGTTCAGGgatcttctccacataaatgcagccaGGGGGTTTGGTGGGGTGCATTATATGTAGTGGCAGCTACCATCCCTTCAGACACGTCAGGACTAACCCCCTCTCTGAATCTATTCCTCTACAGTGTGACCTCCTCTGGTAGTATGTCATTGACGTGGCCAAGGCTCGCCTCCATGGCCTTACCGTCCGAGGGTATGGTCCCCTCGGAACAGTATCAACCTCCTCGCCCTTGGATATGACACGTGACACTATTACCTTATTCAATTTCTGTgtcccacaatagcccctcaaaacttcagtTTTTCCTTCTTGTCCGAGGTGAAAAATGGGGTTTTGAACTTGGATGATTGGCCCCACACGTTTCTTTGATTTTCCCACTTGAGAAAGTCATTTTGTATGCCCTGTAACGGCTCCCGATGGTTCAAAATCCATAACGCCTCATTAAATGCTCCATACATCGCCTTGTTCCCCACGTCCCATGATGAGATGGAGATTCTACTGCTGGTGTTTTTCCTCGAAATTTAGGTGGGGTACCTCCCTCCCAATTCTACCTCCTATATAAGGCACCTGGGGGACTCATTTCTCCcatttttccaaatcttcaaaCTTTCAAGAAGCTCCTGAGGTGACTCCAGTCATTATTTTCATAAGTTCCCTGTCTATCCTAATCTCATTCTTAGGTTCTTTTCTCCTCGGCCAGTCTCCTCGGCcttctattttctatttctttcttcaaaAAAGTTCTTTCCTTTAACCTTAGCTTGCTTAGATGGGTAGGTTTGCTCACCTAGTAGATACACTGACAGGGATGGAAGGGTTTAGGGCCCTGTATCATATTCCCTAGGGTGTTTCCTTGCAGCATTGCCCTCTGGGTGGTTAGCACACCCTCAAAAGGAAGGGAGAGGTCGTTATCCCAATGATCGCCTTCCCTGAAGGGGGACTTGGCATTGGTAAGTCTTTTGGCACCTCTTACTAACTTCATGTTAggttattttcttcttatctGATTGGGtattcttttgttgtttttgcacAAGCCATCCAGGAGGTATTCATGGCCAAAGAGTGGGTGAAAGATGCCTGGTCTAAGGCTAGACTCTCAGACAACCTTCGCGCAGAGCCTAGCAAGTCCCTGGCCACTGTCGAGAAGAAGAATAAGGAGCTTGCTTGGCAACTGCGGACAGGGAGAGGAAGAGTGCTGAGGCTGGCCTCCAGAACGCTCAAACGCAGGCCAAGGAGCAACGTAAAAAGCTCCACTATACGGAGATACAACTGGCCATGGCCAACCAGCAGGTTAAGGACTTGAAGGCAGAGCTAGAGAAAGCTAAAGAGGCTGCTCAGGCGACTGTGAAGGCTTCAGAGTGGAAATACTATGACCTTAGAGCGAAGGAGATCAAGGTCTGCCTAGCTGATGAGTTGGATAGGGTCTGCAAGGACTATTGCCTCGAGGTGTGGACCCAGGCATTGAACTTGACAGAAGTTCCTACTACTTCGAAGTGGAGGAAAGCTGAGTATGCCTACTATCCACTGGACCTCCGAGAAGCTCTTGAAGCACCTTCAGCCCTTGAGGTAGATGCTGCCCCAATAACAACTGCACTGGAGCAGCTTCCAATCACCCAGGCCTCTCTTCCCCCCTCAAAGACCTCCATAAGGCCTGGCAAGGCTGGTGACCAACGCTAGGGGGTGGGGGTGGCTAAAGGCAAAGAGGCTGCCCTTGGTGGAACTTGGCTAGAGTCTAAGGGCAAATGGTCTGGTCAAGGAAAATGGGTCTCCCAAGCTAAGCCTTTGCCAGAGTCCAAGGGCCTAGAGTCTAGCCAAGGCAAGAGAATTGCTTCCAAGACAAAGGAGTTCGAGCCGGCCAAGCCTCAGGCTATAGCCCAGGAAAAGGAGGCCACCTCAGGCAAGGCTGTTGATCCTCCTGTCTCCCAACCAGCCAGCAAAGAAGATCCTTCTCTAACCCAGACTTAGCTAaggcctttcttttctttttatgtttttttttaatggcagTTTGCCCTTGTTTGCAAtgtacttttccttttttattaatgaaaagatGTTAACTTTTGTTTTATGACAAGTGAATTTTTACTTTgattaatgtagaaattgtaCTATTTCCTGCTGAGAAGTTAGACTGATGATGCTTCTAAGGGTGAAACTCATATTAACGATAATGAACTATTGTTAATCCAAGTAAATTGAGCCCACGTAAATAGTGAGAAAAATGGCTATGTCCTAGTACTAGAAATTGTATAATTGGTAGAAGTGTTTAAGTCCTTAGAGACGAACAAATCACTTAGTATAAAGGGGGTGTTTGAGGTCTCTCATTTCAAGAGTACCTCATGAACGCACCTTTAGAACCTTTAACCAAATCCCAGGGTGATTTCACCATTTGGGTGTTGCCACATGTGTCCCTGTTTTCCCTTGATAATGCATATGTCGAGGTCTCATCCTTGGTGAAATTGCGAGGCGTTACTTTACTTAAGACATGTGGTCCAAGGGACCAGGCATGACCATTGTTCTATTTAAcccttatggcctgtttggatgtttaaaaaaggagggagagtagagtagagggagggagagtaatttaaatcccttgtttggaagttttttaaggaatgagggggagggatttggaggggtttgggggggtttcaactacctttaacccctcatttttaattcccccaaattggagagatttggagggagagtagagtagataaattattgaccaaatgaattctccaatttaccttttttaaattaacaaaattacaaaccaattaatcatagaccaatattgcaatttattttcaaatatgggtaaatttgtctatttaatcatttcctctcctctccatcccaattttaaaaacatccaaacaaggggaagggctaattactcccttcccccttactaattttaaaaacatccaaacaaagtggagggtaatcatttcactctactctcctccccactactctcctccctctctaaacttccaaacaggccattagagaTATGTGAGGTGCTAATTTACCTAAGGCATGGGTCCGAGGGACCAGGTATGGccgaggttctatttaacccTTAGTGAGGTTGTGAGacgttaatttacccaagggaTGGGTTCGAGGGACCAGGCATGGccatggttctgtttaacccttagaGATATGTGAGACGCTAATTTACCAAAGGCATGGGTCTAAGGGACCAGGCATGGCCATAgttctgtttaacccttagaGATATGTGAGACGCtgatttacccaaggcatgagTCCGAAAGACCAAGCATGGCCGAGGGTTTGTTTAACCCTTAGTGATGTTGTAAGGCGTTAATATACCCAAGGCATGGGTCCAAGGGACCAGGCATGACCGAGAttctgtttaacccttagaGATATGTTGGGGTGTTAgtttacccaaggcatgggtCCGAGAGACCAGGCGTGGCCAAGATTCTATTTAACCCTTAGAGATATGTTgggtattaatttacccaaggcatgggtCCGAGGGACCAGGCATggctgaggttctgtttaacccttagCTACAATGACATAGGAATAACAAATGAGATGCGCttgtattaataataatatgttttcAAGTTACTTACATTTCAGGTTCATAGTACAATGTTTCCATCTAGGTCATCTACTCTAAATGCACCTATGCCCGCTACTGAGGTGACGCAAAGGCCTTCCCAATTTGGCCCCAATTTGCCCCAAGAAGGGTTTTTTGTATTGCCAACCACTTTcctgaggacaaggtcccctgGCACGAGGGGCCGAGACTTCACATTTTTATCGTATCCCTGCCTCATCTTGTGTTGGTAGTGGGCAATTTTTATCGTTGCCATCTCTCTTTTCTCCTCAGCTCAGTTTAAACTTGCACATAACTGACTATCATTGTTATGTTCTTCAAACTAATCTGTTCTCATCATCGAGAATTTCGTATCCACAAGTATGACTGCTTCCACTCCATACGTCATGGAGAAGGGGGTTTCCCCGGTTGATCTTCTCGGGGTAGTTCTGTATGACCATAGTACATGAGGCAACTCGTCTACCCACTTCCCTTTCGCCTCATCCAGTCTTTTCTTCAGACCATCAAGGATCACCTTGTTGGTGGCCTCGGCCTACCCGTTTCCTTGTGTGTACGCAGGGATAGAGTAGTTGTTCTTGATTCCAAGTTCGCTACAATATCTCCCGAAAGCCTTGCTGTAGAACTGTGTTTTGTTGTCAGATATGAAGGCGTAAGGTATGCCGAACTACGTGACAATGTTTCTCCACACGAATCTCTACACATCTTGGCCCCAGATATTAGCCAACGGctcagcttctacccatttagtaaaataatctaTCATAACGAGCAATCATCTTCGGTTTGCAGTAGCCCGAAGGAATGGGCTCACGATGTCTAGACCCCATTGAGTGAAAGGCCACGAGCTAGAGAGTGGGTTCAGAACCCCTTCGAGTCGGTGGATGTTTGGGGCGTACCTCTGGCATTGATTGCATTTCCTCATGTAATCTTGGGTGGAATTCTGCATACTGgtccaccaatacccttgggtaAGGGCTCTGTGTGCCAAGGATCTTCCCCctgtgtggctcccacaaatcccttcctGTAGCTCTTTCAACAATGGCTCCACTTCCTCTGGGTGTACATGTTCGCGTAAAATAATCTGCAAGCGTACAGAATCATAACAAGTagtaaagtgtttttagaaaacgaatgtcgaacccacagggattactatgttattgaataccgaaattcactaaattaattactatttggaGAATCGAAAATAAATGGAACGTTCTACTATctgaattaaattaaactatttaataaaaataaatctacgaataaaagattaacaaaatgcaaaaatctaaaagtgtaaaaatatgataagaatggATCTAGAGCAGTTGATTTCACCTAAAAAATCCCACACAATTTAttcttcctaattattaaattctaataatctcccgttgatgattaaaaattccttaagtattcaatatcttctctcgaataatatcaaaaatatcttcaactaACAATTCTATATCtctatgtgaatttaattaattggagacTCATTACGTACTtagaattttctaaaaaatcacACTAATCGCGGTAAAGCATCTCTACTTTCGCTCAACTAATGATGTTTAATTCTagaactaaaattaaaaatcaccTCTCGGTCTCATTGTAATTCAAATGATTAAACAATAATtcgtaaaaaaaatagtaagcattaagaataagaattaaacactcaatcatggaaatattaaaaataaaataactcagaaTATAAATTGTGTGTTCATTGCTAGACTACATCAACgctctagaaaataaatttagttcataataaaattgaaaagaaaacaattaaaacttatgtttttcaTCTAAATTGGTTGATCAACATGAAGCTCTCGCCTTTGTCCTCAAATCCTCCTCTTCATAATGACTCCCAAAACAAGTTCTTCTATGCGGCACCCCCTTTTCCTCTCtggttttccttcttttttccctaaagagcctttgaataggtcaaggaatcctattcccatttggagaaaatcccagaTTTTTAGGTTTCACTTAACCAACGATTTTGGCCTATTTAACTTCAAAATATGGACtgttggtaaactacaaagttgtagctctttaagttaactttccagcccaacttgaatcatctctaTTGGATATCTGAGccaaaagttatgccaaaaacactactgatgtgcaggctggaatcctaatccaaattggacttggatttggtgcaaatttcctctGATTCCTTACTCCACTTGGCCTTGAATTTAATTGGCTTGGTCTTCTCTTGAATTCATGCTTGACTGGATGAAAGTTGGCTTGATTCAATTGGCTTAGCCCCACTTTGCATGTAAAACTCGTGTTACCTACAACacaaagatattatataatcagtaacgaaataacataaaagtaaggctaaatatgtagatatgtgaatactttattgtatatatttcatgcacatcaGTACACATAGTAGATATGGCCCAGAAAAAGACAGTCGATACAATTTTTGCTCTTAAGATAGCCAATATTGCGGGGCGTGCCTTTGGATCTTCACGGCCTCTGCCTTATCCTTTGGCAGGTCTCCACTCCTTAGGAATGCTACTATGGGCTCCATCCAGTTGGGTCTAGCACAAATGGCATGCACCATGGTTGGGCTCTGGTCCTTACACCTCGTCCTGTCTAATTCCTCCACTATGATTAACCGTGGCAGAGCACCATCAGACATGGTTGCCAGTGTAGCTAGTGAATCAGCATAAGAATTTCTACACCATGGTACTTGCTTCAAGGTGAACTTCTGAAAATGTGCCTAGAGTTGTTTTATCTTGCCCAAATAGGCTTGCATCCTTGCATCCTTGGCCTCATACTCTCCCAGTACTTGCCCCACTATTAGTTGCAAGTCACTAAAGACCTGTATGCTATTTCCTCCCAAGCCCTTTAATGCCTCCAATCTCGACCATAAcgcctcgtactcggcctcgttgttaGTGGCTGAGAAGGACAGCCTCAAGGATTTCTCCAGAACAATCCCGTTTGGGGAGACAACTCTAACTCCAACTCCCGAGCCCCTTTGGTTGGCAGCCCCATCCGTGTACACAGTCCTTGGAGGGGAAATTTCAGTGGCAAAAACTCTAACAGCTTCCTGGTCTTGTAAACCCTCCTTGGTTTGATCCTCCGAGAACTTGGCAACGAGGTCAACCAGGACTTGGCCTTTAATCGATATCCTCGGCTGgtacttgatgtcaaaagcccctagCATAGTTCCCCACTACACCACCCTTCTAGAATAGTCTGATTTCCGCGATAACGCTTGCAGGGGAAGCTGAGTCAAGACCACTACCGTATGTGCCTGGAAGTAGTGTGGCAACTTCTTGGTAGCGTGTATGAGGGCTAAGAAGGCTTTTTCTACGTGAGAGTGCCTCGTCTTGGCATCTTACAGAGATTTGCTGGCGTAGTACACTGGCATTTGAACCCCCGAATCGACCCAAATCAAAAAGAGGTTGATCGCATGGTTTGTGACAGCTATTTAGGCATAGAGGACCTCATCTTGCCCAGGAGAGGACAACACCGGCGGATTTGACAAATACTTCTTTAGTTCTCGAAAGGCTTGATCACACTCCTCGGCCATGGAGAAATCCTTCCACTTGTGCAGAAGTTGGAAGAATGGTCTGCATTGGTTAGCCGACCACGATATGAACCTGTTCAGGGCTGCTGTCATGCCCGTCAACCGCTGCACCTCTTTGGGGCTCTGAGGTGGATGTAGATCGTTTATGGCCTTGATCTGATTTGTTTTGACCTCAATGCAATGGTGTGTTATCATAAAGCCCGGGACTTCCCCTGAGCTCACCCCAAATGAACACTTTGAAGCGTTTAGCCGCGGTTGGTGTTTCTTGAGCACTGAAAAAGCTTCCTCGAAGTCTTGTACGTGCTCGGACGCAATTttgctttttatcaccatgtcatttGTATAAGCTTCCATATTCTTACCCAGCTGGGCCTCGAACATTCTTGTCACCATTCTCCGGTAGGTGGATCCTACATTTTTCAACCAAAAAGGCATCACCGGATAGTGGTAGTTGCCGAGGGGAGTCCTAAAGGTTGTTTTTTCCTAGTTGGCACGCGTTAGAGGGATCTAGTGGTATCCTTGGAAAGCAataagaaaactcatccgaagGTGTCTAAAGGTGGCGTCTACCAGTTGGTCTATCCTTGGGAAGGGGTCTTTAGGACAAGCCTTATTGAGATTAGTGAAGTCCACACAgactctccattttccattcttctttttcactaccacAGCGTTTGCCAGCCAATTCGAATAAAAACTTCCTTTATTGCCCCAACTTGTTTCAACTTGTTGACTTCCTCTTTCACTGCATTGGAATGCTCATCGAAGGATCTTCGAGGTGGCTGTTTCTTTGGCCAAGCTTTAGGGTTCATGTTTAGCTGATGGCATATGAAGTCTGGATCAATCCCTAGCACTTTGTATCGGTCCTAGGCGAACACATCAATATGCAGCTTAAGGAAAGCCACCAACTCATCGCTTTCTGCCGGTGATAGATGTGCTCCTACCTGAAAGTATTTGTCGGGATTGCTCCCAATAGCCACCTTGGTGAGGCTCTCATAGGCCTCTACCGCCCCAACCTTATCGCCCTCGGCTTCGCCCACTGTAAGCATTAACTACTATAATTTTGGTCGCCTTGTCCATTCCTTCTAGAGGGGTTCGGTGGTTAATTGCTGTGATAAGGCATTGTCTCGCCAAGGCTTAGCATCCTTATATCTCTCCGATCTAACCTTCAGTCGGGAACTTCACCTTTTGTTGCATAGTGGATGATACGGCTCCGAGAGCGTGTAGCCACGGCCGAGCCAGAATAGCTGTGTATGGTGAATACGCATCCACCACAATGAAGTCCACCAACACCTCCTCCTTCTCTACTTGGACCGGTAACTTGATTCTTCCCTTTGGGATCACCATTTTCCCATCGAATCCCATGAATGGGGCTTCGTAACTCTCTAGGTCTATCTCCTTTAGCCCTAATCCTCTAAACAGATTGGGATACATGATTTCAGCCCCACTTACCCCGTCGACCATTACCCTGTGCATGTCGAAACCCCCAATAGACACTATGACAACCAAAACATCAACATGAGGTTGGGTAGTGCCAACCAGGTCTTTGTTAGAAAAACCTATAACCAGATTGGGTCCTGTCCTGGCCCTCTTGCAGAGGTCTTCTCGGCTGAAGTTGGTAATTGGGGGAAACACGGACATCACCCCTGTTGACGTGGACAGCGTCTATTCAGGTTCGGCGAGAATAACATGAATAGTCCCTAAGGGGAGCCGTGGTGCTTGCTCTCCCTGGTATCCTTGATGTGGGGCTCCTCTTTGTGCTGAGGTCTCATTCATGAACTCTCCCAGCTTTCCTTCCCTACTTAGACGGTTCAAGTACAACCGTAAGGTTTTGCACTCCTCAGTGGTATGCCCCTTATCCTTATGATATTGGCAATACACTGACTAATTTCTTTAGGTCGGGTCTCTGCCCATCTTGTGTGGCCAAGTGAAGTAAGGCTCATTTTAGATCTTTTGCAGTATTTGGTAGATTGGGACCCTGAACACTGAGCTGACCGGTTGGACCTCGCTTGGCTGTCCCTGATTGCGGAAGTTTGCCTTGGGCCAAGTTCCCACTATCTTACTGAAGCAGTTATCCTTTCGGTCATGGAAGTCCTTCGCCTTTCCCTTAATTTATGCTTGGTCATCTTCTACCCTCTTATGCTCGTTTATTCATTCCACCAACTGTTTCATGGTCTAAGTAGGTTTCATGGTAAGGGACTCCTATAGGTCAAACTCGATGGGTAGCCCGCTTTTGAAGGTGCATACTGCAACATCCTCAAAGTCCCCTCTAATTCGTTGTACAGGTCTTAATACCTATTTGAGTAGGTCTTCAAgttttctccctctctcatcAACAACGCTAGCAAGGAGTCCAATGTCCTCGGCACTCTACTACACATAACGAACCTCACACCAAAAGCTCCAGTGAGCTCCTCATAGGAATCAATGGACCCTTCATGTAATCCATCGAACAACCTCATAGCCACGAGGCCGAGGCTGGAGGGGAACAACTTGCATATTAAAGCCTTGTTTCTAGTGTATATGGTCATCTCAGATTGAAGTGGCTAATGTGCTCTATGGGATCAATCCTCCCGTTGTAAACGATGAAAGTGGGTTGCGTGTAGCATTTGGGCAGCTCGACCCTCTCGATCCACCTCGTGAAAAGCAACTTGGAAATCTAGGAAAGGGCCTTGCTCATGGCGTCCCTACCCCCATCTCCACGAGGGATGGGCCTGTGTCACCTTTAGTGCTGCCTTTCTCTGTACGAATCTTCGGAAGGATTAGTTTCTGTTTCACTAATGGGCGTCTTACTTCTCCTATGCCAGCCCCGCTTTAGCTTCAAACTAGAGCCCGATCTCGTAGTGAGGCTCCTACTTTGTAGGTTTCTCTGGTTCTACCTTACTTGCCTGCATCAATGGTTCACCTCCTATCTTAGGCCAACGGTCTCATTTGAAAGATGGCTCCACAATCTCGAACTGTGGCTATGTTGACTGGAACGAGCTGGTCTCGAGCCCCTAGACTCAAACCTAGCTAACTCACGGTCCCGGCGGTTTTCTAGGTTTATGAACTGGTCTTACCACCTAGGATGAGAACTCACGAATACTTCACTGCTAGACATCCTTTGGTGTTCTCCTTGAAGGTGTAGATTAAGTGAAGTTCTGAAGTTCCCCACAaatggcgccaattgtaggtGTCACGAATGAGCTAACGTAATATAATGAATTTTTAGAGGCGGAAACTTGAATCAAATAACCTAGCacagttgaagaagaagaaaaagacaaggAACAATTAAGAATACTGGTCCTCTGCCAAGGTCCAAGGACAAATGCTTATATTAA comes from Castanea sativa cultivar Marrone di Chiusa Pesio chromosome 3, ASM4071231v1 and encodes:
- the LOC142629221 gene encoding uncharacterized protein LOC142629221; the protein is MSVFPPITNFSREDLCKRARTGPNLVIGFSNKDLVGTTQPHVDVLVVIVSIGGFDMHRVMVDGVSGAEIMYPNLFRGLGLKEIDLESYEAPFMGFDGKMVIPKGRIKLPVQVEKEEVLVDFIVVDAYSPYTAILARPWLHALGAVSSTMQQKVKFPTEVGEAEGDKVGAVEAYESLTKVAIGSNPDKYFQDRYKVLGIDPDFICHQLNMNPKAWPKKQPPRRSFDEHSNAVKEEVNKLKQVGAIKEVFIRIGWQTLW